Proteins encoded together in one Longimicrobium sp. window:
- the acnA gene encoding aconitate hydratase AcnA has protein sequence MSDSFGARSTLRVGDREYQMFRLDALNTGGRDVRRLPYSLRILLENLLRTEDGVTVTRDDIEALAGWDPKSPPDREIAFTPARTVLQDFTGVPCVVDLAAMRDAMAELGGDPSRINPLQPVELVIDHSIQVDAFGSAEAFEQNVELDYQRNAERYAFLRWGQQAFANFNVVPPNTGIVHQVNLEYLSRVVFSTDENPNLQGGGLPLAYPDTCVGTDSHTPMVNGLGVLAWGVGGIEAEAAMLGQPISMLIPEVIGFRLVGELPEGATATDLVLTITELLRKKGVVGKFVEFYGPGVASLALADRATIGNMSPEYGATCAIFPPDETTLQYLRLTGRPEERIALVEAYMKEQGLFHTSESPEPVFTDTLELDLNTVQPSVAGPRRPQDRINLSDVKRAFAEALPSLLPEGHAAPASVKDAAPIGMEHEAKKAEGVWGEGSGAAEASQAAAQASPHAEESSIDHGSVVIAAITSCTNTSNPSVMIAAGLLAKKAVERGLNRKPWVKTSLAPGSKVVTEYYDRAGLQPYLDQMGFQTVGYGCTTCIGNSGPLPAEISEEIQRRELVACSVLSGNRNFEGRINSEVRANFLMSPPLVVAYAIAGRIDWDPYNEPIGTDQEGRSVFLKDIWPTSTEVASTIQSSIESSMYRSSYAGVFEGDERWKSMDVPEGDRFEWAPDSTYVRQPPYFHDMPREAPETVQEIQGARAIALLGDSVTTDHISPAGSIKKDGPAGRYLVEHGVDPKDFNSYGSRRGNHEVMIRGTFANTRIRNRLAPGTEGGYAPYFPDDEITTIYDAAMRYQADGTPTIVLAGKEYGSGSSRDWAAKGPFLQGIKAVIAESYERIHRSNLVGMGILPLQFLQGESAETLGLSGRETFDIVGLADAIAGHLATRELTVRATAEDGSTREFGAYIRIDTPQEVLYYRHGGILQYVLRQLLTGREEPEAIEGGMPTGAVTRDAAAHDKVTEGSQESFPASDPPAY, from the coding sequence ATGAGCGATAGCTTTGGGGCCCGTTCGACGCTTCGCGTGGGCGACCGCGAGTACCAGATGTTCCGCCTGGACGCGCTGAACACCGGCGGGCGCGACGTCCGCCGCCTCCCGTACTCGCTGCGCATCCTGCTGGAGAACCTGCTGCGGACCGAGGACGGCGTCACCGTCACCCGCGACGACATCGAGGCGCTGGCCGGGTGGGACCCCAAGAGCCCGCCCGACCGCGAGATCGCCTTCACCCCCGCGCGCACCGTGCTGCAGGACTTCACCGGCGTCCCCTGCGTGGTGGACCTGGCCGCCATGCGCGACGCCATGGCCGAGCTGGGCGGCGACCCGTCGCGCATCAACCCGCTGCAGCCGGTGGAGCTGGTGATCGACCACTCCATCCAGGTGGACGCATTCGGGTCCGCGGAGGCCTTCGAGCAGAACGTGGAGCTGGACTACCAGCGAAACGCCGAGCGCTACGCCTTTCTTCGCTGGGGGCAGCAGGCGTTCGCCAACTTCAACGTGGTGCCGCCCAACACCGGGATCGTGCACCAGGTGAACCTGGAGTACCTGTCGCGCGTCGTCTTCTCCACCGACGAGAACCCCAACCTGCAGGGCGGGGGGCTTCCGCTGGCCTACCCCGACACCTGCGTGGGCACCGACTCGCACACGCCGATGGTGAACGGGCTGGGCGTGCTGGCGTGGGGCGTGGGCGGTATCGAGGCCGAGGCGGCGATGCTGGGCCAGCCCATCTCGATGCTCATCCCCGAGGTGATCGGCTTCCGCCTGGTCGGCGAGCTCCCCGAGGGCGCCACGGCGACCGACCTGGTGCTCACCATCACCGAGCTGCTGCGCAAGAAGGGCGTGGTGGGGAAGTTCGTGGAGTTCTACGGGCCCGGCGTGGCCTCTCTGGCGCTGGCCGACCGCGCCACCATCGGCAACATGAGCCCCGAATACGGCGCCACCTGCGCCATCTTCCCGCCAGACGAGACCACGCTCCAGTACCTGCGCCTAACGGGGCGCCCGGAGGAGCGGATCGCGCTGGTGGAGGCGTACATGAAGGAGCAGGGGCTCTTTCACACCAGCGAGTCGCCGGAGCCGGTGTTCACGGACACGCTGGAGCTGGACCTGAACACGGTGCAGCCGAGCGTCGCGGGGCCGCGCCGCCCGCAGGACCGCATCAACCTGTCGGACGTGAAGCGCGCCTTCGCCGAGGCGCTGCCGTCGCTCCTGCCCGAGGGGCACGCCGCGCCGGCCTCGGTCAAGGACGCGGCGCCGATCGGCATGGAGCACGAGGCGAAGAAGGCGGAAGGCGTGTGGGGCGAAGGGTCGGGCGCCGCGGAGGCCTCGCAGGCGGCGGCGCAGGCATCCCCGCACGCCGAGGAGTCCTCCATCGACCACGGCTCGGTGGTGATCGCGGCCATCACCTCGTGCACCAACACCTCCAACCCGTCGGTGATGATCGCGGCGGGGCTTCTCGCCAAGAAGGCGGTGGAGCGCGGCCTGAACCGCAAGCCGTGGGTGAAGACGTCGCTGGCGCCGGGGAGCAAGGTGGTGACGGAGTACTACGACCGCGCGGGGCTGCAGCCGTACCTGGACCAGATGGGATTCCAGACGGTGGGCTACGGCTGCACGACGTGCATCGGCAACTCGGGGCCGCTCCCCGCGGAGATTTCGGAGGAGATCCAGCGGCGCGAGCTGGTGGCGTGCTCGGTGCTCTCCGGCAACCGCAACTTCGAGGGGCGCATCAACTCGGAGGTGCGCGCCAACTTCCTGATGTCGCCTCCGCTGGTGGTGGCGTACGCCATCGCGGGGCGCATCGACTGGGACCCGTACAACGAGCCGATCGGCACCGACCAGGAAGGGCGCTCCGTCTTCCTCAAGGACATCTGGCCGACCTCCACCGAGGTGGCTTCGACGATCCAGTCGTCCATCGAGAGCTCGATGTACCGCAGCAGCTACGCGGGGGTCTTTGAGGGCGACGAGCGGTGGAAGTCGATGGACGTGCCGGAGGGCGACCGCTTCGAGTGGGCGCCGGATTCGACGTACGTCCGCCAGCCGCCGTACTTCCACGACATGCCGCGCGAGGCGCCGGAGACGGTGCAGGAGATCCAGGGGGCGCGCGCCATCGCCCTGCTGGGCGACAGCGTGACGACGGACCACATCTCGCCGGCCGGGAGCATCAAAAAGGATGGGCCCGCGGGGCGCTACCTGGTGGAGCATGGGGTCGATCCCAAGGACTTCAACTCGTACGGCAGCCGCCGCGGCAACCACGAGGTGATGATCCGCGGGACGTTCGCCAACACGCGCATCCGCAACCGCCTGGCGCCGGGCACCGAGGGCGGCTACGCGCCGTACTTTCCGGACGACGAGATCACCACGATCTACGACGCCGCCATGCGCTACCAGGCGGACGGCACGCCGACCATCGTGCTTGCGGGGAAGGAGTACGGCTCCGGCTCGTCGCGCGACTGGGCGGCCAAGGGCCCCTTCCTGCAGGGCATCAAGGCGGTGATCGCGGAGAGCTACGAGCGCATCCACCGCTCCAACCTGGTGGGGATGGGCATCCTGCCGCTCCAGTTCCTGCAGGGCGAGAGCGCGGAGACGCTGGGCCTCAGCGGCCGCGAGACGTTTGACATCGTGGGCCTTGCCGACGCCATCGCCGGGCACCTGGCGACGCGCGAGCTGACGGTGCGGGCCACCGCCGAGGACGGCTCCACGCGCGAGTTCGGGGCGTACATCCGCATCGACACGCCGCAGGAGGTGCTGTACTACCGCCACGGCGGCATCCTGCAGTACGTCCTGCGCCAGCTCCTGACCGGCAGGGAAGAGCCCGAGGCCATCGAGGGCGGGATGCCCACCGGCGCCGTGACGCGCGATGCCGCCGCGCACGACAAGGTTACCGAGGGCTCGCAGGAGTCCTTCCCCGCCAGCGATCCGCCGGCGTATTGA
- a CDS encoding co-chaperone GroES family protein, translated as MGREVIVIGDKVLVKPEEENSKTPSGLYLPQGVAQKEQVAGGYVVNVGPGYPTAEPLADSEPWSSGGGTRTGLRYVPLQAQKGDFVIFLRSNAVEVEIDGGTYQIVSHSAILLIIRDKLPLG; from the coding sequence ATGGGCCGTGAAGTGATCGTCATCGGCGACAAGGTGCTGGTGAAGCCGGAGGAAGAGAACAGCAAGACGCCCTCGGGGCTGTACCTCCCCCAGGGCGTCGCGCAGAAGGAGCAGGTGGCGGGCGGCTACGTGGTGAACGTGGGCCCCGGCTACCCCACCGCCGAGCCCCTGGCCGACAGCGAGCCGTGGAGCAGCGGCGGCGGCACGCGCACGGGCCTGCGCTACGTCCCGCTTCAGGCCCAAAAGGGCGACTTCGTCATCTTCCTCCGCAGCAACGCCGTGGAAGTGGAGATCGACGGCGGCACCTACCAGATCGTCTCCCACTCCGCCATCCTGCTGATCATCCGCGACAAGCTGCCGCTGGGGTGA
- a CDS encoding SDR family oxidoreductase: MELHGKVALVTGGAVRLGRAMASALAGEGMRLVVHYNSSRGPADELVDEIRGKGGEAVAIGADLAHGDEVERLAREAVAAFGGVDVLVNSASVFPPEALEETDEALWDHTMAVNLKAPFFLIRHLAPTLRERRGVVVNMADLAGIQAWARYTAHGISKAGIAHLTRVAARALAPEVRVVGIAPGAVLPPDDTDEAELERLANTAALRRLGSPDDVVGALLYLLRADFVTGEILVVDGGRRLRG, from the coding sequence ATGGAACTGCATGGGAAGGTGGCGCTGGTCACCGGGGGGGCGGTGCGGCTGGGGAGGGCGATGGCGTCCGCGCTGGCGGGGGAGGGGATGCGGCTGGTGGTGCACTACAACTCCTCGCGCGGCCCTGCGGACGAGCTGGTGGACGAGATCCGCGGCAAGGGCGGGGAGGCGGTGGCCATCGGGGCGGACCTGGCGCACGGCGACGAGGTGGAGCGGCTGGCGCGTGAGGCCGTGGCGGCGTTCGGTGGGGTGGACGTGCTGGTGAACAGCGCATCCGTCTTTCCCCCGGAAGCGCTGGAGGAGACGGACGAGGCGCTGTGGGACCACACCATGGCCGTGAACCTCAAGGCGCCCTTCTTCCTCATCCGCCACCTGGCGCCCACCCTGCGCGAGCGGCGCGGGGTGGTGGTGAACATGGCCGACCTGGCGGGGATCCAGGCGTGGGCGCGCTACACCGCACACGGCATCTCCAAGGCCGGGATCGCGCACCTGACCCGCGTGGCCGCGCGCGCGCTGGCGCCGGAGGTGCGCGTGGTCGGGATCGCGCCGGGCGCGGTGCTTCCCCCCGACGACACGGACGAAGCGGAGCTGGAGCGCCTCGCCAACACGGCCGCCCTGCGCCGGCTCGGTTCGCCCGACGACGTGGTGGGGGCGCTCCTTTACCTGCTGCGCGCCGACTTCGTGACGGGGGAGATCCTCGTTGTGGACGGAGGGCGCCGGCTGCGGGGGTGA
- a CDS encoding serine/threonine-protein kinase — translation MKQPFERLLLGHTLAARYRVDEVVGAGGMSVVFRGHDLTLGRPVAVKVVSIPADSDGMRQNLRERFRREAASAASIPHHPNVVQVYDYGTDPALDLDFIVMELLRGHDLKDRLARGAPPHGEAMRIVRDAARGVAAGHRAGILHRDVKPANVFLVGTDELEFVRVLDFGIAKPLSSQGEDALTTIGQLPHSPAYASPEQLDPDLPVTAASDVYQLGLVAYETLTGERPYTQTEREHVRAGEEIPLPLTDRWAAVPAGVRAVIAQSLRTDASARFPDAAEFVEALVRGEEERTVLHPVPVPIAAEPVAPPPAPEPVVPAAAEPAPPVVVLPAPTLLGDATVAHAEPATVTHHAPPPPVHPTPVRSEPVAAAPKAVRRSPLLLAIPLLLLTVLGLWAFNRGGDEEATGVPVAATDSSAVAGLDETFAGLQGEAAQAAPAALPTRAAPGAPVKTQEQIAAEVEQVVRDLNNAWVQGDINRHVGHYASRVDYYNSKRLPRSGVRRDRTRDLRRYTEDRQIVFRSIAVTFLDPSRARVLVDKEWTFRSKENTRQGRGTQEYLLKRDEDDGKWYVTSEQLLKRIEESVPAAAGAGL, via the coding sequence ATGAAGCAGCCTTTCGAGCGGCTCCTCCTGGGTCACACCCTTGCGGCCCGCTACCGCGTGGACGAGGTGGTCGGCGCGGGGGGGATGTCCGTGGTGTTCCGGGGGCACGACCTCACGCTGGGGCGCCCCGTGGCGGTCAAGGTCGTGTCGATCCCCGCCGACTCGGACGGGATGCGCCAGAACCTGCGCGAGCGCTTTCGCCGCGAGGCGGCCTCGGCGGCCAGCATCCCGCACCATCCCAACGTAGTGCAGGTGTACGACTACGGCACCGACCCCGCGCTGGACCTGGACTTCATCGTGATGGAGCTGCTGCGCGGGCACGACCTCAAGGACCGCCTGGCCCGCGGCGCGCCGCCGCACGGCGAGGCGATGAGGATCGTGCGCGACGCGGCGCGCGGCGTGGCGGCGGGGCACCGCGCCGGCATCCTGCACCGCGACGTGAAGCCGGCCAACGTCTTCCTGGTGGGGACGGACGAGCTGGAGTTCGTGCGGGTGCTGGACTTCGGCATCGCGAAGCCGCTGAGCTCGCAGGGCGAGGACGCGCTGACCACCATCGGCCAGCTCCCCCACTCCCCCGCCTACGCATCGCCCGAGCAGCTCGACCCCGACCTGCCGGTGACCGCCGCGTCGGACGTCTACCAGCTGGGCCTGGTGGCATACGAGACGCTCACCGGCGAGCGCCCGTACACGCAGACGGAGCGCGAGCACGTGCGCGCCGGCGAGGAGATCCCGCTGCCGCTGACGGACCGCTGGGCCGCCGTCCCGGCCGGCGTGCGCGCGGTGATCGCGCAGTCACTGCGAACCGACGCCTCCGCCCGCTTTCCAGACGCCGCCGAGTTCGTGGAGGCGCTCGTCCGCGGCGAGGAGGAGAGGACGGTGCTGCACCCGGTCCCCGTCCCCATCGCCGCGGAGCCGGTCGCGCCGCCCCCCGCGCCCGAGCCCGTGGTGCCGGCCGCCGCGGAGCCCGCGCCGCCGGTCGTCGTGCTGCCCGCGCCCACGCTGCTGGGCGACGCGACGGTGGCGCACGCGGAGCCGGCCACGGTGACGCATCACGCGCCGCCCCCGCCCGTCCACCCGACGCCGGTGCGCTCGGAGCCGGTGGCTGCGGCGCCGAAGGCGGTACGCCGCAGCCCGCTGCTCCTGGCGATCCCGCTCCTCCTGCTGACGGTGCTCGGCCTCTGGGCCTTCAACCGCGGCGGCGACGAGGAGGCCACGGGCGTACCCGTCGCCGCCACCGACTCATCGGCGGTGGCGGGGCTGGACGAGACCTTTGCGGGCCTCCAGGGCGAGGCGGCGCAGGCCGCGCCGGCGGCCCTCCCCACGCGCGCCGCTCCGGGCGCGCCGGTCAAGACGCAGGAGCAGATCGCGGCCGAGGTGGAGCAGGTCGTGCGCGACCTCAACAATGCGTGGGTGCAGGGGGACATCAACCGGCACGTCGGCCACTATGCGAGCCGCGTCGACTACTACAACTCCAAGCGCCTCCCCCGCTCCGGCGTGCGCCGCGACCGCACGCGCGACCTGCGCCGCTACACCGAAGACCGTCAGATCGTCTTCCGCAGCATCGCCGTTACCTTCCTCGATCCGTCACGGGCGCGCGTGCTGGTGGACAAGGAGTGGACATTCCGCAGCAAGGAAAACACGCGGCAGGGGCGCGGAACGCAGGAATACCTGCTGAAGCGCGACGAGGACGACGGGAAGTGGTACGTGACCTCCGAGCAGCTCCTCAAGCGGATCGAGGAGAGCGTGCCGGCGGCGGCGGGGGCGGGGTTGTAG
- the thiL gene encoding thiamine-phosphate kinase — protein sequence MPTPAFRPRGTVAPALLGSGAEFDLIRRFLSPAQAGRPDVRVGPGDDGAVVAGEGIVLSSDLSVEEVHFRRDWLPPEGIGYRAAAAALSDLAAMAARPIGVLASLAVPRGDAGDFAVEVMEGVRRAAESVGAVLLGGDLTRSPGPVMLDVTVVGEASHPVLRSGARMGDEVWVTGELGAAAACVERLLAGRRPPRGAWPRFAEPRPRVQEARWLAERGLPSAMLDLSDGLAGDAAHLAAASGVAILLVRELVPVHPAVQLHTRSRSRAVEMALGGGEDYELCFTAAAGSVEPLCREFERRFDVSLRSVGRVGHGDGVWWVDPEGHRTPLRNRGFRHFTGGE from the coding sequence ATGCCTACACCTGCCTTCCGCCCGCGCGGCACCGTCGCGCCGGCCCTGCTGGGGTCCGGCGCCGAGTTCGACCTCATCCGCCGATTTCTGTCGCCCGCGCAGGCGGGGCGGCCCGACGTGCGCGTGGGGCCCGGCGACGACGGCGCGGTGGTGGCGGGGGAGGGGATCGTGCTCTCCAGCGACCTGAGTGTGGAGGAGGTCCACTTCCGGCGCGACTGGCTTCCGCCGGAGGGGATTGGCTACCGCGCGGCCGCCGCGGCGCTCAGCGACCTGGCGGCGATGGCGGCGCGGCCCATCGGCGTGCTCGCCTCGCTGGCGGTGCCCAGGGGCGATGCCGGGGATTTCGCGGTGGAGGTGATGGAGGGGGTGCGGCGGGCCGCGGAGTCGGTGGGCGCGGTGCTGCTGGGCGGCGACCTCACGCGCTCGCCCGGGCCCGTGATGCTGGACGTGACGGTGGTGGGCGAGGCGTCGCACCCCGTCCTCCGCTCCGGCGCGCGCATGGGCGACGAGGTGTGGGTGACGGGGGAGCTGGGCGCGGCGGCGGCGTGCGTGGAGCGCCTCCTGGCCGGGCGTCGCCCCCCGCGGGGCGCCTGGCCCCGCTTCGCCGAGCCGCGCCCCCGCGTGCAGGAGGCGCGCTGGCTGGCCGAGCGCGGGCTCCCCTCCGCCATGCTCGACCTGTCGGACGGATTGGCGGGCGACGCGGCGCACCTGGCCGCGGCGAGCGGGGTGGCCATCCTCCTGGTGCGCGAGCTGGTGCCGGTTCACCCCGCCGTGCAGCTCCACACCCGCTCCCGCTCCCGCGCCGTGGAGATGGCGCTCGGCGGCGGGGAGGACTACGAGCTCTGCTTCACCGCCGCGGCGGGAAGCGTGGAGCCCCTCTGCCGCGAGTTCGAGAGGAGGTTCGACGTGTCTCTCCGCTCCGTGGGCCGCGTGGGCCACGGCGACGGCGTGTGGTGGGTGGACCCCGAGGGGCACCGCACCCCGCTTCGCAACCGCGGCTTCCGCCACTTCACCGGGGGCGAGTGA
- a CDS encoding L,D-transpeptidase family protein: MKRTYLWALAVVALGACSDGDGDAAAKAPDAPLQTAQGDSVVADLPPVVERELTPEELERGRNSNEWTSVVQLDTTGGGMAVTNPEKWEMITTEQMNTGAAFLPLGGEVGGPSVYRVQILLDRALFSPGMMDGRWGKNTAKAVYFFQQREGLRTTGRVDSATYDKLAEAAGRPQQLVVAHTLTAEDVKGPFIEMPDSIYDQAKLDCSCFESLTEQLTETFHTSPELLAKLNPGVELDGLQAGQTLNVPNVRDPDARVQGQVAELAVSGRGSYLHALDANGRILYHFPSTLGGTYEPSPQGEFMVTRVTKKPWWHYQPKLLAKVPDDRPDARIPPGPNNAVGMVWMSLSAPHYGIHGTKAPETIGYATSAGCIRLTNWDVLFLADRVNKNTPVRFRDIQGRTGEQDASGAGSRVDSLKKAESGAGSSDTSASRNGRPRS; encoded by the coding sequence ATGAAGCGGACGTACCTGTGGGCCCTTGCCGTCGTCGCGCTGGGCGCGTGCTCGGACGGGGACGGCGACGCCGCCGCGAAGGCGCCGGACGCACCCCTCCAGACCGCGCAGGGGGACAGCGTCGTGGCGGACCTGCCGCCCGTGGTGGAGCGCGAGCTGACGCCGGAGGAGCTGGAGCGCGGCCGCAACTCGAACGAGTGGACGAGCGTGGTGCAGCTCGACACCACCGGCGGCGGAATGGCGGTGACGAATCCCGAGAAGTGGGAGATGATCACCACCGAGCAGATGAACACCGGCGCGGCCTTCCTCCCGCTGGGCGGCGAGGTGGGAGGCCCCTCGGTGTACCGCGTGCAGATCCTCCTGGACCGCGCGCTCTTTTCGCCCGGGATGATGGACGGGCGCTGGGGGAAGAACACCGCCAAGGCCGTGTACTTCTTCCAGCAGCGCGAAGGGCTGCGCACCACCGGCCGCGTGGACTCCGCCACCTACGACAAGCTGGCCGAGGCCGCGGGCCGCCCCCAGCAGCTCGTGGTGGCGCACACGCTGACCGCCGAGGACGTGAAGGGCCCCTTCATCGAGATGCCGGACAGCATCTACGACCAGGCCAAGCTGGACTGCTCCTGCTTCGAGTCGCTCACGGAGCAGCTGACCGAGACCTTCCACACCTCGCCTGAGCTCCTCGCCAAGCTCAACCCGGGAGTGGAGCTGGACGGATTGCAGGCGGGGCAGACGCTGAACGTGCCCAACGTGCGCGATCCGGACGCGCGGGTGCAGGGGCAGGTCGCCGAGCTCGCGGTCTCGGGCCGCGGCAGCTACCTGCACGCGCTGGACGCGAACGGGCGCATCCTCTACCACTTCCCGTCCACGCTGGGCGGGACGTACGAGCCGTCGCCGCAGGGCGAGTTCATGGTGACGCGCGTGACGAAGAAGCCCTGGTGGCACTACCAGCCGAAGCTGCTGGCGAAGGTGCCCGACGACCGCCCGGACGCGCGCATTCCGCCGGGGCCCAACAACGCCGTGGGGATGGTGTGGATGTCGCTCTCCGCCCCGCACTACGGCATCCACGGGACCAAGGCGCCCGAGACGATCGGCTACGCGACGTCGGCGGGGTGCATCCGGCTCACCAACTGGGACGTGCTCTTTCTGGCCGACCGGGTCAACAAGAACACCCCGGTGCGCTTCCGCGACATCCAGGGCCGCACCGGCGAGCAGGACGCCAGCGGCGCCGGCTCGCGCGTGGACTCGCTGAAGAAGGCGGAGTCAGGGGCCGGCAGCAGCGACACCTCGGCCTCGCGCAACGGCCGCCCGCGCAGCTAA
- a CDS encoding PBP1A family penicillin-binding protein, whose amino-acid sequence MPRKPRPARAAGTSRRRKIVRALLVVLAFGIGAGGGLLAYLWPRCTGEACPSVGTLRTYQPPQASQLFDGGGKLVAYLAPQRRTVVPIERIPAHVSGAFLAVEDKRFYRHRGVDYRRLGGAVVRDIQTLSYRQGFSTVTMQLARNVFPEYLSREKTIRRKLWEVVLARRIERAFSKDEILEMYLNQIYLGQGQYGVEAAARGYFGKPVAKLTEAEAATLAALPKAPSFYDPRRNADGALRRRNLVLGLMADAGVITGTEAAMAQGQPLGLAPPPEALGEAPYFVSAVRRELRERFGPRADTDGLRVYTSLDPVLQKNAEQELRRQIAAVEKGQHGRFRHASCAGGTRRPERCLQGLFVAMSPRTGDVWALVGGRDYALSQFDRVTQARRQAGSAFKPFVFAAALSDGIPVSTPLLGPGADVARGAYWPRDHVSDSATVDMRDALRLSSNRAAVVLGERVGAGRVVKTAHDMGISTPIQPLPSTFLGAASVMPLELVAAYAPFANGGSSVRPRLIRRVEDAHGRVLYEGPVSRKTVISPGVAFLSTSMMRSVVDRGTGSGVRQAGLPYDVPAAGKTGTTNDGADVWFVGFTPDVVAGVWLGFDKPQAILANASGGGLAAPVWGRVISRYYQRRAVPAAWGVPSDLVAVPVDRASGKLATAACPGESVETEYFVAGTEPAESCPLHVEDEGGWLGRAVRGLGDWLGGGDEPPAPAPVPVP is encoded by the coding sequence ATGCCCCGCAAGCCACGCCCCGCCCGCGCCGCGGGCACCTCCCGCCGCCGCAAGATCGTGCGCGCGCTCCTGGTGGTGCTGGCCTTCGGCATCGGCGCCGGCGGCGGGCTGCTCGCGTACCTGTGGCCGCGCTGTACGGGCGAGGCGTGTCCGTCCGTGGGCACGCTGCGCACGTACCAGCCGCCCCAGGCGAGCCAGCTCTTCGACGGGGGCGGGAAGCTGGTGGCGTATCTGGCACCGCAGCGCCGCACGGTGGTACCCATCGAGCGCATCCCGGCGCACGTCTCCGGGGCATTCCTGGCGGTGGAAGACAAGCGCTTCTACCGCCACCGCGGCGTGGACTACCGTCGGCTGGGCGGCGCCGTGGTGCGCGACATCCAGACGCTGAGCTACCGGCAGGGGTTCAGCACGGTGACGATGCAGCTGGCGCGCAACGTCTTTCCCGAATACCTGTCGCGGGAGAAGACCATCCGCCGCAAGCTGTGGGAGGTGGTGCTGGCGCGGCGGATCGAGCGGGCGTTCTCCAAGGACGAGATCCTGGAGATGTACCTGAACCAGATCTACCTGGGGCAGGGGCAGTACGGGGTGGAGGCGGCGGCGCGCGGCTACTTCGGCAAGCCGGTGGCGAAGCTGACCGAGGCGGAGGCCGCCACTCTGGCCGCGCTCCCCAAGGCGCCCTCGTTCTACGATCCGCGCCGCAACGCGGACGGGGCGCTGCGGCGCCGCAACCTGGTGCTTGGGCTGATGGCCGACGCCGGCGTCATCACCGGTACCGAGGCGGCGATGGCGCAGGGGCAGCCGCTGGGGCTCGCCCCGCCGCCCGAGGCGCTGGGGGAGGCGCCGTACTTCGTGTCCGCGGTGAGGCGCGAGCTGCGCGAGCGCTTCGGGCCGCGCGCGGACACGGACGGGCTGCGCGTGTACACGAGCCTGGACCCGGTGCTCCAAAAGAACGCCGAGCAGGAGCTGCGGCGGCAGATCGCCGCGGTGGAGAAGGGGCAGCACGGCCGCTTCCGCCACGCATCGTGCGCAGGCGGCACCAGAAGGCCCGAGCGTTGCCTGCAGGGGCTCTTCGTGGCCATGAGCCCGCGCACGGGCGACGTGTGGGCGCTGGTGGGCGGCCGCGACTACGCCCTCAGCCAGTTCGACCGGGTGACGCAGGCGAGGCGCCAGGCGGGCTCCGCCTTCAAGCCGTTCGTCTTCGCAGCCGCGCTCTCCGATGGCATCCCGGTGTCGACGCCGCTGCTGGGGCCGGGCGCGGATGTGGCGCGCGGCGCCTACTGGCCGCGCGACCACGTATCGGACAGCGCCACCGTGGACATGCGCGACGCGCTGCGGCTGTCGTCCAACCGGGCGGCGGTGGTGCTGGGGGAGCGGGTGGGTGCCGGGCGCGTGGTGAAGACGGCGCATGACATGGGGATCAGCACGCCCATCCAGCCGCTCCCCTCCACCTTCCTCGGCGCAGCTTCGGTGATGCCGCTGGAGCTGGTGGCGGCGTACGCTCCCTTTGCCAACGGCGGCTCGAGCGTGCGCCCGCGGCTGATCCGGCGGGTGGAGGATGCGCACGGGCGCGTGCTGTACGAGGGGCCCGTGTCGCGGAAGACGGTGATCTCGCCGGGGGTGGCGTTCCTGTCCACTTCCATGATGCGCAGCGTGGTGGATCGAGGGACGGGGTCGGGGGTGCGGCAGGCGGGGCTGCCGTACGACGTGCCCGCGGCGGGGAAGACGGGGACCACCAACGACGGCGCGGACGTCTGGTTCGTGGGGTTCACGCCGGACGTGGTGGCGGGGGTGTGGCTCGGGTTCGACAAGCCGCAGGCGATTCTGGCGAATGCGTCCGGGGGTGGGCTGGCGGCGCCGGTGTGGGGGCGCGTGATCTCGCGCTACTACCAGCGGCGCGCGGTGCCGGCGGCGTGGGGCGTTCCGTCCGACCTGGTGGCCGTGCCGGTGGACCGCGCATCCGGGAAGCTCGCCACCGCGGCGTGCCCGGGCGAGTCGGTGGAGACGGAGTACTTCGTCGCCGGCACCGAGCCCGCGGAGAGCTGCCCGCTGCACGTGGAGGACGAGGGCGGGTGGCTGGGGCGTGCGGTGCGCGGCCTCGGGGATTGGCTCGGGGGCGGGGATGAGCCGCCGGCTCCAGCGCCGGTGCCGGTGCCATAG